The Deltaproteobacteria bacterium genome segment GCGGGCTTCTCGGACGACACGCCCGCCTGGTCGAGCACGCCCGCAGCGACCGCCACCAGCAGCCCGTCTGGAAGCGGCGGCGAAGGACTGCCGCCCCTCGTGTCGCGAACTTCCGCATGCCAGTCGAAAGATGCGGATGTTCACTGACAGTCACATGCTAAGCTGCGTCGCGGGGGAAGGAAGCAGACCTCTCTTCGCGGTCCACGACCCCATGCCCATCACGCTGTTGAAGGAGCTCCCCGAAGTGCGCTTTGGCCACTGGGGCCCGGTGTTCGTCTCGGTGTGGTTCTCGGAGCTGACGGAGCGCTCGCTCGACGCGCTCGAGAGCCACCAGCGCGACCTGGCGAAGCGCTACCCGTCGGTCACGCTGCTCTCGGTGGTGGTGGGCGCGTCGAAGGCGCCGCCGCCGGAGCTGCGCGATCGCATCAAGGCGCAGTCGAACGAGCTGCGGAAGCAGCGCATCGGCAACATCGTGGCCGTGACCAACAAGGGCGTGGGCGCGATCATCGCCCGCACCTTCCTCGCGGCGCTCAGCCTCATCAGCGACGAGAAGATGATCATCGTGAAGACCGCGCGCGAAGCCGCAGAGGCCGCGCGCGCGATCCCGGGGCAGGCGGGCGAGGTGATCGCCCACGCGTCGCTCGGCGAGGAGTTGGAAGCGTTCGTGGCGCAGGCGGCGCCCCAGGCTGCCTCCAGCTCCTGAGCTACCTCTGCGCCTCGACCACGGCCTTGAGCGAGGCCAGCGTGTCGGTCATGGAGCCCTTCACCAGCGGCTTCATCAAGGCGACGACCAGCCTCTTGCCCAGCGAGACGGCCGAGGCGGTCACCACGAACGTCACCCGGGTGCCGGCCTCGGTCGGCCTGAGCTCGAAGCGGTCGGTGGTCTCGAACGACGAGCCCTCCCGGCTGGCCTTGGCCAGCACGCGCGGCGGATCGAACTCGGTGACCTCGAAGAACTCTTCGATGCGTCCGAAGCTCCCAATCAGGTTGGCCACGTTCTTCACGCGCGTGCCCACGCCCATGGGGCCGGGCGTCACCTGCTCGCACGACACGTTCTGCTTCACGATGAGCTTGTGGTTCGGGTGGTGCGCGAGGAAGGCGAAGATCTCCTCGGGCGGCTTGCGAATCTCGATTGATTCCTTCAGATCCATGAGGACGCACCAAGTCCGCGTGAAGCCGTAAAACAAGTAACACGGTTGTTCGATCGACTCAAACGGCGGCGGTCGGACTGGCCTCGACCAGCGAGGCTTCTGTCGACGGTTGGCTCGGGGCAGCCACGGCCCGACCTCGACGGGTTGGCGCGAGGGCTCGACGAGCTCGGGGTTCAAGCTTTCGGACTTCGGCGCCGTCGCGGCTGGGGGCGCTTTCTCATCCCGAAGACGGGCGACCACTCCATCCCCTGGGCCTCGAGCGCCGCCGCGCGGTCGGGCTCGAGCTCGCCCCTCCGGCGGAGCGCGCGCAGCCCACGGAGCCAGATCGAGAGCCGGCGCAAGGTGGGTGTGCGCGGCACGCGGGTGTGCCCGGTCTGCGCGGCAAGCTCCTCGAGCTCGCGCAGGTGCGCGTCCCAGCGGTCGTCGCCGGTCAGCTCGAGCTGCACGCCCAGCGCGCGGAGCCGCTGGAGCTGGCTCTCGCGCCGCCGTCCGGCGCGGGCCGCACGCTTCTGCCTCCGGAGCCAGCTCGCCAGCGAGGAGGCCCGGCCGAGGAGGTCCGGGCGCGTTGGCCACGATTCCGGCGGTGTCGGGAAGGCCGGCTCGAGCCAGGTCGGGCGACCGACATTTCGCCGGCGGGAGAGGTGCTGCCGCGGCTCCGGGTCCAGGCGCTCCCGAGGATTTCGGGCGCGCCGCGCGCGCGGGCTCGCGAGCCGTTACGGAGCGGACGGTATTCGTAACAATTTGAAAGGACTATTAACTTTTGTGTTCCGGGAGAGAGCGGCTCTGTTCCCGAACCCGAGCGGAGTCTTCGAGAAGAGCGCGAGACTGTTCGAGAGCTGATGCGGAGGATCCTGGAGCTCACGCGGACGGTTCGGAGAGAGCTCCGAGGTGTCCAGGAAGAATGAAGAACTGACGCCCTGGTTCTTCGATGGCTTCGTCTTGGAGCGGGCTGTTGAGAGCCCGAGGATCACCAGTCGAGCGAGCGTCCCGGTCGCGACCCCGGCCGATCC includes the following:
- a CDS encoding SRPBCC family protein, with amino-acid sequence MDLKESIEIRKPPEEIFAFLAHHPNHKLIVKQNVSCEQVTPGPMGVGTRVKNVANLIGSFGRIEEFFEVTEFDPPRVLAKASREGSSFETTDRFELRPTEAGTRVTFVVTASAVSLGKRLVVALMKPLVKGSMTDTLASLKAVVEAQR
- a CDS encoding helicase associated domain-containing protein; the protein is MQLELTGDDRWDAHLRELEELAAQTGHTRVPRTPTLRRLSIWLRGLRALRRRGELEPDRAAALEAQGMEWSPVFGMRKRPQPRRRRSPKA